One part of the Gemmatimonas sp. genome encodes these proteins:
- a CDS encoding glycosyltransferase produces the protein MLGLVVPCYNEARRLDRATFQAFLSDPSGPLLLFVDDGSTDDTAAVLGDMVRGTASGRAEVLRLPANGGKAEAVRQGLLALLDRPGLEFVGFWDADLATPLDEIPNFLGTFRRNPDADWIFGARVQLLGRNIRRRAIRHYLGRVFATAVSVTLTLPVYDTQCGAKMFRVSKSLRDVLQRPFVSRWIFDVEMIARLLALPERVRAADPSRGIFELPLQQWVDVDGSKVRPRDFFRAFFDLLRIRQSVR, from the coding sequence GTGCTGGGTCTCGTTGTCCCCTGTTACAACGAGGCCCGGCGACTCGACCGGGCCACCTTTCAGGCGTTCCTGTCCGATCCGTCGGGACCGCTGCTGCTCTTCGTGGATGACGGCAGCACCGATGACACCGCGGCGGTGCTCGGCGACATGGTCCGGGGCACGGCAAGTGGCCGCGCCGAGGTGCTCCGCCTCCCCGCCAACGGCGGCAAGGCGGAGGCGGTGCGTCAGGGGCTGCTTGCGCTGCTCGATCGCCCGGGGCTGGAGTTCGTGGGCTTCTGGGACGCCGATCTCGCCACGCCACTCGATGAGATTCCCAACTTTCTGGGGACCTTCCGCCGCAATCCCGACGCCGACTGGATCTTCGGGGCTCGGGTGCAGCTGTTGGGCCGCAACATCCGGCGACGGGCCATTCGCCATTACCTCGGTCGGGTATTCGCCACGGCGGTGTCGGTGACCCTGACCCTGCCCGTGTATGACACGCAGTGCGGCGCCAAGATGTTCCGTGTGTCGAAGAGTCTGCGCGACGTGCTGCAGCGACCGTTCGTGTCCCGCTGGATCTTCGATGTGGAGATGATTGCGCGACTGCTGGCGCTCCCGGAGCGCGTGCGCGCCGCCGACCCGAGTCGCGGCATCTTCGAACTGCCGCTGCAGCAGTGGGTGGATGTGGACGGGTCCAAGGTGCGGCCGCGCGATTTCTTCCGCGCGTTTTTCGACTTGCTGCGCATCCGGCAGAGCGTGCGATGA
- a CDS encoding CRTAC1 family protein → MPVVTFRQLIGSLVVLGLVGSSQPAVHLEAIQPQTFAAPNSFVNALADVDGDGDAELFVGFNGAPNRLYRNDGGTFVDMAVTSGVAQARPTRAAAFGDWDADGDADLLVGFAPGGGPVLQLYRNDGWRFTDVNALAGLAVDSGAVRQPVWVDMDSDGDLDLFVAFRDRANALFRNDGGRLRDVAAEVGLADTRRSVGAVWADLDADGDLDVIVGNMDGDANAVFRNDEGRFTDVAEAWGLAWGGRAPRDPANGTVRPCVADVNGDGRLDVVTANYGTPGLFLADGNGWRNVAAEWGVAVDGRYDSCALADLDHDGALDLYLNGTVTQGRNWPDYLYRQAGGRFANITPAGVAAVAADHGVQWLDLDGDGTADLALTGQGPHAVFANRLPDSVASRSLRVRVVDGRGRATRAGAEVRVFAAGGSRLLATALVDAGSGYDAQSDTPVHIGLARRGRVDVEVTWPANGTRRVTRVRNVAVNGRRVLTVRVP, encoded by the coding sequence ATGCCGGTGGTCACCTTTCGCCAGCTCATTGGCAGCCTCGTCGTGCTCGGCTTGGTTGGGTCGAGTCAACCGGCGGTCCATCTGGAAGCGATCCAGCCCCAGACATTCGCCGCGCCCAACTCGTTCGTGAACGCGCTGGCCGATGTGGACGGTGACGGCGACGCGGAGCTGTTTGTGGGATTCAACGGTGCGCCCAACCGTCTCTATCGGAACGACGGGGGCACGTTTGTGGACATGGCCGTCACCAGTGGTGTGGCACAGGCGCGCCCCACCCGAGCGGCGGCCTTTGGTGACTGGGACGCTGATGGCGATGCCGACCTGCTTGTGGGGTTCGCGCCGGGGGGCGGACCGGTGCTGCAGCTGTATAGAAACGACGGTTGGCGCTTTACCGATGTCAACGCCCTGGCCGGCCTGGCGGTGGACAGCGGCGCGGTGCGGCAGCCGGTGTGGGTGGACATGGACAGCGACGGTGACCTCGACCTGTTCGTCGCCTTTCGTGACCGCGCCAACGCGCTGTTCCGCAATGACGGCGGACGCCTGCGCGACGTGGCGGCAGAGGTGGGGTTGGCCGATACGCGCCGCAGCGTGGGCGCCGTGTGGGCCGATCTCGATGCCGACGGTGACCTGGACGTGATCGTCGGCAACATGGACGGTGACGCGAATGCGGTGTTTCGCAATGATGAAGGACGCTTCACTGATGTCGCGGAAGCGTGGGGGCTGGCCTGGGGAGGGCGCGCGCCGCGCGATCCGGCCAACGGCACGGTGCGCCCCTGCGTGGCCGATGTGAACGGCGACGGCCGTCTGGATGTGGTGACCGCCAACTACGGCACCCCGGGTCTCTTTCTCGCCGACGGCAACGGGTGGCGCAACGTTGCTGCCGAATGGGGAGTGGCGGTGGATGGCCGCTACGACAGCTGCGCCCTGGCCGATCTCGATCACGACGGCGCGCTCGACCTCTATTTGAACGGTACCGTGACCCAGGGGCGCAACTGGCCCGACTATCTGTACCGACAGGCGGGTGGGCGATTTGCCAACATCACGCCGGCCGGCGTCGCGGCCGTGGCTGCCGACCATGGGGTGCAATGGCTGGATCTCGACGGCGACGGCACCGCCGACCTGGCACTCACCGGGCAAGGGCCGCACGCCGTCTTTGCCAATCGGCTCCCCGACAGCGTGGCCTCGCGGTCGCTGCGCGTGCGGGTGGTGGACGGACGCGGCCGCGCCACACGGGCGGGGGCCGAAGTGCGGGTGTTTGCCGCCGGCGGGTCGCGGCTGCTGGCCACCGCGCTCGTGGATGCCGGCTCTGGCTACGATGCCCAGAGCGACACGCCGGTACACATCGGGCTTGCCCGCCGCGGCCGCGTGGACGTGGAGGTCACCTGGCCGGCCAACGGCACCCGCCGGGTCACTCGCGTGCGCAACGTGGCGGTGAACGGGCGCCGGGTGCTCACGGTGCGGGTGCCGTAG
- a CDS encoding histidine kinase yields MTLRGALLYAACWTPLVLLYALLIGGPNNMSIGDAVHSAAFAVGVAALLGVPALWWAHRLGQGQLDANPEGAGRQPLVAHSVAATLYAVAWSAYIVYGIREALGSWDATITQVRPWIAWQLFFGLVVYAVIAGLTWGRMVSARGRQREARLRIAEAERARAELAVLRAQVDPHFLYNALHTATALVRRDPSAAERALEQLASLLRYVLDPARGARETVPLDEELQFVELYLAIEHARLGERLRVVMEIDDDARDVHVPSLSLQPLVENAIRHGLAPQVHGGTVELRAAVRGEQLVVTVSDDGAGAPPQGNEHPTRGSGIGLDALRKRLTARYGAHGTLQVTTAPGRGFTVTVELPA; encoded by the coding sequence ATGACATTGCGTGGCGCTCTGCTGTACGCGGCCTGCTGGACGCCGCTGGTACTGCTGTACGCGCTGCTCATTGGCGGGCCGAACAACATGTCCATTGGCGATGCGGTGCACAGCGCCGCCTTCGCCGTGGGCGTGGCCGCGCTGCTCGGTGTGCCGGCCCTCTGGTGGGCACACCGACTCGGCCAAGGGCAGCTCGACGCCAACCCTGAGGGCGCCGGGCGGCAGCCACTCGTGGCGCATTCGGTCGCGGCCACGCTCTACGCCGTCGCGTGGAGTGCGTACATCGTGTACGGCATCCGTGAGGCGCTGGGCAGCTGGGACGCCACCATCACGCAAGTGCGCCCGTGGATCGCGTGGCAGCTGTTCTTCGGTCTGGTGGTGTACGCGGTCATTGCCGGTCTTACCTGGGGGCGCATGGTGAGCGCGCGCGGGCGGCAGCGCGAGGCGCGGCTCCGCATCGCCGAGGCCGAGCGGGCGCGCGCCGAGTTGGCGGTGCTGCGCGCACAGGTTGATCCGCACTTTCTGTACAATGCGCTGCATACGGCCACGGCGCTCGTGCGCCGGGACCCTTCGGCGGCGGAACGGGCACTGGAACAGCTGGCTTCGCTGCTGCGCTATGTGCTGGACCCTGCGCGCGGGGCACGGGAGACGGTGCCGCTCGACGAGGAACTGCAATTCGTGGAGCTGTATCTGGCCATCGAACACGCCCGGCTGGGGGAGCGCCTGCGCGTCGTCATGGAGATCGACGACGACGCCCGCGATGTGCATGTCCCCAGCCTTTCCCTGCAGCCACTCGTGGAGAACGCCATTCGCCACGGCCTTGCCCCGCAGGTACACGGCGGCACCGTGGAGCTCCGCGCTGCGGTGCGCGGTGAACAGCTGGTGGTGACCGTGTCCGACGACGGCGCGGGAGCACCTCCACAGGGCAATGAGCATCCTACGCGTGGCTCCGGCATTGGTCTCGATGCGCTCCGCAAGCGGCTCACGGCGCGCTATGGGGCTCACGGCACCCTGCAGGTGACGACGGCGCCCGGCCGCGGCTTCACCGTCACCGTGGAACTGCCCGCATGA
- a CDS encoding LytTR family DNA-binding domain-containing protein encodes MTLDSSSAAPRAPLRTVIAEDEPLARDHLRTLIQGCPALALVGEVADGTGAVALVEALRPDVLFLDVRMPGHDGFAVLAALTHRPHVVFTTAHDSHAVQAFELGAVDYLLKPFGALRFDTAVTRLQERVGLRADIEPLERLREVQDGTARPLERVFVRLGQRLVPIRLAEVSRLDADGDYVALVAEGRRHLLGMTLSALLPRLDAARFVRIHRSHVVNLDFMSAIRPHDAGRYLVELRDGAKIVASRSGTQLLRQLTG; translated from the coding sequence GTGACGCTCGACAGTTCCAGCGCCGCACCGCGTGCTCCGTTGCGCACCGTCATCGCCGAAGATGAACCGTTGGCGCGGGATCATCTCCGCACGCTCATTCAGGGATGTCCGGCCCTCGCGCTCGTGGGCGAGGTGGCTGATGGAACTGGGGCAGTTGCCCTGGTGGAGGCGCTGCGCCCCGATGTGCTCTTCCTCGATGTGCGCATGCCGGGACACGACGGGTTCGCGGTGCTCGCCGCGCTCACGCATCGGCCGCATGTGGTGTTCACCACGGCGCATGATTCACATGCGGTGCAGGCGTTCGAGTTGGGAGCAGTGGACTACCTGCTCAAACCTTTCGGGGCGCTGCGATTCGACACGGCGGTCACTCGCCTGCAGGAGCGGGTGGGGCTGCGCGCCGACATCGAGCCACTGGAACGGCTGCGTGAGGTGCAGGACGGCACCGCGCGACCGCTGGAGCGGGTGTTCGTGCGCCTCGGACAGCGGCTGGTACCGATTCGCCTCGCCGAGGTGAGCCGACTCGATGCCGATGGCGATTATGTGGCGCTCGTCGCAGAGGGGCGTCGCCATCTCCTTGGTATGACGCTCAGCGCCCTGCTGCCGCGGCTCGATGCCGCGCGGTTCGTGCGTATTCATCGGTCGCACGTGGTCAATCTCGACTTCATGAGCGCCATTCGACCGCACGATGCCGGACGCTATCTGGTGGAGCTGCGTGACGGGGCCAAGATCGTGGCCAGCCGCTCGGGGACTCAGCTGCTGCGGCAACTCACCGGGTAA
- a CDS encoding citrate synthase: protein MSQPTTTTPDALEIRDSRTGSTYTAPIRTEGPEGDTYIRAADLKQVKREAGDFGTLSYDPAFMNTASCRSAITFIDGDKGILRYRGYPIEQLAENATFLEVAYLLRHGNLPDQKQYDTWVHDITFHTYVHENIRKFLEGFRYDAHPMNMLCSATAALSSFYPQARDIHDPQQRYISMIRLMAKLPTIAAFAYRHVKGLPFIYPDNDLSYTENFLSMVARMSEPKYEANPVFVKALEVLFILHADHEQNCSTSAVRAIGSSGVDPFSAVAGGIAALFGPLHGGANEAVLRMISEIGDKKNIPAFIEAVKSGKGEQRLMGFGHRVYKSYDPRARIVKQLADEVFAQVGMDKDLEIALELERIALSDDYFIARKLYPNVDFYTGLIYRSMAFPTDFFTVLFAVARVAGWMAQWEEMILDKEQKIARPRQIYIGEGERQYADLLTDKFPKARKDSIRK, encoded by the coding sequence ATGAGCCAGCCCACGACGACCACGCCCGACGCCCTCGAGATCCGCGACAGCCGCACCGGATCCACCTACACGGCCCCCATCCGCACCGAGGGGCCCGAAGGGGACACGTACATCCGCGCCGCCGATCTCAAGCAGGTGAAGCGGGAAGCTGGTGATTTCGGGACGCTCAGCTACGACCCGGCGTTCATGAACACTGCCTCCTGCCGCAGCGCCATCACCTTCATCGACGGCGACAAGGGCATCCTGCGCTATCGCGGCTACCCCATCGAGCAGCTGGCGGAGAACGCCACCTTCCTCGAAGTGGCGTACCTGCTGCGCCACGGCAACCTGCCCGACCAGAAGCAGTACGACACATGGGTGCACGACATCACGTTCCACACGTATGTCCACGAGAACATCCGCAAGTTCCTCGAAGGGTTCCGGTACGACGCGCACCCGATGAACATGCTGTGCAGCGCCACCGCCGCGCTCTCCAGCTTCTATCCGCAGGCGCGGGACATTCACGACCCGCAACAGCGCTACATCAGCATGATTCGCCTCATGGCGAAGCTGCCGACCATCGCGGCATTCGCGTATCGCCACGTGAAGGGGCTGCCGTTCATCTACCCCGACAACGATCTCAGCTACACGGAGAACTTCCTCTCCATGGTGGCGCGCATGTCGGAGCCCAAGTACGAAGCGAACCCGGTGTTCGTGAAGGCGCTCGAGGTGCTCTTCATCCTGCACGCCGATCACGAGCAGAACTGCAGCACGAGCGCGGTGCGCGCGATCGGCTCGTCGGGGGTGGACCCCTTCTCGGCGGTGGCGGGCGGCATCGCCGCGCTTTTCGGTCCGTTGCACGGTGGCGCGAACGAAGCGGTGCTGCGCATGATCAGCGAGATCGGCGACAAGAAGAACATCCCCGCCTTCATCGAGGCCGTGAAGAGCGGCAAGGGCGAGCAGCGGCTCATGGGCTTCGGGCACCGCGTCTACAAGAGCTACGACCCGCGCGCGCGCATCGTGAAGCAGCTTGCCGACGAGGTGTTCGCCCAGGTCGGCATGGACAAGGACCTCGAAATCGCGCTGGAGCTCGAGCGCATTGCGCTCAGCGATGACTACTTCATCGCCCGCAAGCTGTATCCCAACGTCGACTTCTACACGGGCCTCATCTATCGCAGCATGGCCTTCCCCACCGACTTCTTTACGGTGCTCTTCGCGGTGGCCCGTGTCGCCGGCTGGATGGCGCAGTGGGAAGAGATGATCCTCGACAAGGAGCAGAAGATCGCCCGCCCCCGGCAGATCTACATCGGCGAAGGCGAGCGGCAGTACGCCGATCTGCTCACCGACAAGTTCCCCAAGGCGCGCAAGGACAGCATTCGGAAGTAG